Proteins encoded by one window of Coleofasciculus chthonoplastes PCC 7420:
- a CDS encoding Uma2 family endonuclease, giving the protein MSISPTVSIPPLENGDRLTRIEFERRYQLMPDNKKAELIEGVVYVASPVRANRHGRPHSEIIGLLLVYRIQTPGVYLTDNTTVRLDADNEPQPDALLRIEPEVGGNSRITADDYIEGAPELIVEVAASSASYDLNDKLNAYRRNGVQEYIVWQSYENRIDWFRLEEGRYVSLEPDEAGIVRSNVFPGLWLAVNALREGNLAEVLAVLQQGIQTAEHQEYVQRLNPQA; this is encoded by the coding sequence ATGTCAATTAGTCCCACCGTTTCTATTCCTCCCCTAGAAAATGGCGATCGCCTCACTCGCATCGAATTTGAGCGTCGCTATCAGCTAATGCCAGACAACAAAAAAGCCGAATTAATTGAAGGAGTAGTTTACGTGGCGTCACCTGTTCGCGCTAACCGTCACGGTAGACCCCATAGTGAAATTATCGGTTTGTTATTGGTTTACAGAATACAAACACCGGGGGTTTATCTTACTGATAATACTACAGTCCGTCTGGATGCCGATAATGAACCTCAACCTGATGCCTTACTACGAATTGAACCGGAAGTCGGAGGAAATTCTCGGATTACTGCGGATGATTATATTGAAGGCGCACCGGAGTTAATTGTAGAAGTAGCGGCTTCCAGTGCCTCTTATGATTTAAATGATAAACTGAATGCCTATCGTCGCAATGGTGTACAAGAGTATATTGTCTGGCAAAGTTATGAAAATCGTATTGATTGGTTTCGCTTAGAAGAAGGAAGATATGTTTCCTTAGAACCTGATGAAGCAGGGATTGTTCGCTCTAATGTTTTTCCGGGATTATGGTTAGCGGTGAATGCGTTACGTGAGGGGAATTTAGCTGAAGTTTTGGCAGTGTTGCAGCAGGGAATACAGACAGCAGAACATCAGGAGTATGTCCAGCGTTTAAATCCGCAAGCATAG
- a CDS encoding XisI protein encodes MPDFVGVVGHLAESDRYQVLHIGWEGLSRVFGCIIYVEIKDGKIWIERDGTEIGVANELVEAGVPKPDIVLAFHAPYKRKFTEFAVG; translated from the coding sequence ATGCCCGACTTCGTAGGAGTTGTCGGGCATCTTGCTGAGAGCGATCGCTACCAAGTCTTGCATATCGGTTGGGAAGGGTTGAGTCGCGTCTTTGGTTGTATTATCTATGTAGAAATTAAGGATGGAAAGATTTGGATTGAGCGCGATGGAACAGAAATCGGAGTGGCTAATGAATTAGTCGAAGCTGGCGTTCCCAAGCCAGATATTGTTTTAGCTTTTCATGCTCCCTATAAACGTAAGTTTACTGAATTTGCGGTTGGTTAG